Proteins from a single region of Paenibacillus sp. BIHB 4019:
- a CDS encoding response regulator transcription factor produces MKSILLIEDDITISELQRDYLEINGYQVDMAADGETGLRMSLAGSYDLIILDLMLPKLSGFDVCKKIREKKNIPILMVSSRSEDIDIIRGLGLGADDYMTKPFKPGELVARVKAHIARYERLVGAKDVKNEIQIRGLLINPDTRKVFVNEEETVLTTKEFDLLYFLASHPDKVFSKTHLFERIWGIDALGDMQTVTVHIRKIREKTESNCAEPTYVETVWGAGYRFKG; encoded by the coding sequence ATGAAATCGATTTTGCTGATCGAGGACGATATTACGATTTCAGAGCTTCAACGCGATTATTTGGAAATAAACGGCTACCAGGTAGATATGGCTGCTGACGGCGAAACGGGACTGCGAATGAGCCTTGCTGGCAGCTACGATCTGATTATTTTGGATCTCATGCTGCCTAAGCTGAGCGGCTTTGACGTTTGCAAAAAGATTAGGGAGAAGAAGAATATCCCGATCCTCATGGTATCTTCCAGAAGCGAGGATATTGACATTATCCGGGGATTGGGCCTTGGCGCCGACGATTACATGACCAAGCCGTTCAAGCCAGGTGAGCTTGTTGCCAGAGTCAAGGCGCATATTGCCAGGTATGAGCGCTTAGTGGGTGCGAAGGATGTGAAAAATGAAATTCAAATTCGCGGCTTGCTCATCAACCCCGATACGCGGAAGGTGTTCGTCAATGAAGAGGAGACGGTGCTGACGACTAAGGAGTTTGACCTGCTTTATTTTCTCGCGAGCCATCCGGACAAGGTGTTTAGCAAAACCCATTTATTCGAGCGCATATGGGGTATTGATGCCTTAGGCGATATGCAGACCGTTACGGTACACATTCGGAAAATACGTGAAAAAACGGAAAGCAATTGCGCGGAGCCGACCTATGTCGAGACCGTTTGGGGAGCGGGATACCGGTTTAAAGGGTGA
- a CDS encoding HAMP domain-containing sensor histidine kinase: MSIRLKLLLSYAAMLVIPLFFIMLISLLMLVMFRGDLQNLKGIYESTEDIFNHEDLEQVAKEIIRATQRQPDLLRDDSYLNEMTLQLQDQNSGIVVRLNDAIVYRSLGLPQDAAWLAELPAYAGHTTRQAYAEKKVGNAAYAFLQYDLNRSGNEQISLFMMAKVNPLTNFIRKYFIVLFSLLILIFILTHVLLTTIMSKSIIRPLHKLREAAQEMKEGKMDLQIQVAGKDEIGQLGVAFEEMRLRLQHSTSVQQQYEENRKELIANISHDLKTPLTAIRGYVAGMMDGIADTPEKSLKYMQTIALKSDELDHLINELFLYSKLDLNREPFQFEVVQLLPFLSDWIEELEFELEKRGIAFVADLSLDSETVVSLDRDHFKRVLNNIIQNSLKYMNKAQPKIHLAVYSTQQAAVLEIADNGKGIETEAIQHVFERFYRTDKSRNAHTGGSGLGLAIAKQIMEGHGGVITASSELDVGTTIKLCIPTTTRE, from the coding sequence ATGTCGATTCGTCTGAAATTGCTGTTGTCCTATGCGGCAATGCTGGTCATTCCATTATTTTTTATTATGCTTATTTCCTTGCTGATGCTCGTTATGTTTCGTGGCGATTTGCAAAATTTGAAGGGCATTTATGAATCGACGGAAGATATTTTCAATCATGAGGATTTGGAGCAGGTCGCCAAAGAAATCATTCGTGCGACTCAGCGCCAGCCTGATTTGCTTAGGGACGACAGCTATTTGAATGAAATGACGCTGCAGCTGCAGGACCAAAATTCAGGTATCGTCGTGCGTTTAAACGATGCTATTGTCTACCGTTCACTGGGGCTTCCGCAGGATGCAGCATGGCTAGCGGAATTGCCTGCTTACGCAGGGCATACAACAAGGCAAGCTTATGCAGAGAAAAAGGTAGGCAATGCTGCCTATGCGTTCCTGCAATACGATCTTAATCGTTCCGGCAACGAGCAAATATCGCTGTTTATGATGGCCAAAGTTAATCCGTTAACGAATTTTATTCGAAAATATTTTATCGTTTTATTTAGCTTGCTGATTCTTATATTCATCTTGACCCATGTGCTATTGACGACGATAATGTCCAAAAGCATCATTCGCCCACTGCACAAGCTTCGAGAAGCGGCCCAAGAAATGAAGGAAGGCAAGATGGATTTGCAAATTCAAGTGGCCGGGAAAGATGAAATCGGGCAATTAGGGGTAGCCTTTGAAGAAATGAGATTGCGGCTGCAGCATTCCACCTCGGTACAGCAGCAATACGAGGAAAACCGCAAGGAGCTAATCGCAAACATTTCCCATGATTTAAAAACGCCGTTGACGGCCATTCGTGGTTATGTAGCGGGCATGATGGACGGAATAGCAGACACACCGGAGAAAAGCTTGAAATATATGCAGACCATTGCGCTCAAATCCGATGAGCTGGATCATCTCATCAATGAGCTGTTTCTGTATTCCAAGCTGGATTTAAACCGTGAGCCGTTCCAGTTTGAAGTGGTGCAGCTGCTGCCATTTTTAAGCGATTGGATCGAGGAGCTTGAATTTGAGCTGGAAAAGCGGGGCATCGCATTTGTGGCCGATCTTTCGCTTGATTCAGAGACGGTTGTTTCGCTTGATCGCGATCATTTCAAACGCGTGCTTAACAATATTATTCAAAACAGCCTGAAATATATGAATAAAGCGCAGCCGAAAATTCACCTGGCCGTCTATTCAACCCAACAGGCTGCCGTATTGGAAATTGCGGACAATGGCAAAGGAATTGAGACTGAGGCGATTCAGCATGTTTTTGAACGGTTTTACCGGACGGACAAATCACGGAATGCGCATACAGGCGGAAGCGGCCTTGGGCTTGCAATTGCCAAGCAAATTATGGAAGGGCATGGCGGCGTTATAACAGCGTCCAGCGAGCTGGATGTCGGAACGACGATAAAGCTGTGCATCCCAACTACGACAAGGGAATGA
- a CDS encoding alpha-L-rhamnosidase, with product MVQIAKVRCEYLKNPLGIDVPHPRISWQIQSDERGIQQQAYQLQVSLEPEFGHNVWDSGQNASGQSVHVVLDQIELQARTRYYYRVKVWTAGLSLEGSVWSETAYFETGLMDYSAWTAEWISAPSDFAATEEDAERIPLLRTFVTVEKMVKSARIYATALGMYELQWNGNRIGDDYFTPGWTSYGKRLQYQVYDVTDQLAVGTHAIGALLGNGWYKGELGWKQEKETYGSRAALLFQLHISYEDGTEDIVVSNNDWQAAGSAILMSEMYHGERYDARLELDWHSGQAADSIAWQPVETIIHPNSIITQQVNESVRPAETLKPIAVIQTPEGDTVLDFGQNMVGWVKFEVEGAAGHRVELQHAEVLDHAGNFYMGNIRRAEQRIQYTLKGSGKETFEPHFTFQGFRYVKLTGFKAPINLEAFRGIVLHSDMERTGFFECSDAKVNQLHHNIVWGQKGNFVDVPTDCPQRDERLGWTGDAQMFIRTASYVMNVAPFFTKWLQDLKADQTREGGIPFYIPNLKPEFSEGWGDTSHSSAAWGDAAVICPWTIYEAYGDARLLEAQYDSMNQWIQYIYGQGSNPYLWNTGFHFGDWLGLDSKPNSYVGATDRDLIATAYYAYSVSLVAKAAKALGKETEVERLAAWHKQIIAAFQHEFLTPSGRLSVPTQTAQVLALRFGLVSGAAKERAEQKLAELLKEQDDHLTTGFVGTPYLNPVLSEAGRNDLAYRLLLQEDYPSWLYQITKGATTIWEHWDGIKEDGSFWSEDMNSFNHYAYGAIGEWLYSYVAGIQPDEEEPGFKHVKISPQPGPGLTWAEARLTTMYGVVVSSWRRKEAGRMEIQVTVPGNARATLKLPEAQAAADVLENGTALSQTAGITAIYDEAGSVTLELGSGQYHFAYDSYL from the coding sequence ATGGTCCAGATCGCAAAAGTCAGATGTGAATATTTGAAAAATCCGCTTGGCATTGATGTGCCGCATCCTAGAATCAGCTGGCAAATCCAATCCGATGAAAGAGGCATTCAGCAGCAGGCTTATCAGCTGCAAGTTTCATTGGAGCCAGAGTTTGGACATAATGTATGGGATTCTGGCCAGAATGCTTCTGGTCAATCCGTTCATGTTGTACTTGATCAAATCGAGCTGCAAGCGCGTACGCGATATTATTATCGGGTCAAGGTGTGGACTGCCGGGTTGTCTTTGGAAGGCAGCGTTTGGTCGGAAACGGCCTATTTTGAAACCGGTCTCATGGATTACAGCGCATGGACAGCGGAATGGATTAGCGCGCCTTCTGATTTCGCTGCGACGGAAGAGGACGCGGAACGCATTCCGCTGCTCCGAACTTTTGTCACCGTTGAAAAAATGGTCAAAAGCGCCCGGATTTACGCTACGGCACTAGGCATGTATGAGCTGCAATGGAATGGCAATCGCATTGGCGACGACTATTTTACACCGGGCTGGACCAGCTATGGCAAACGGCTGCAATATCAGGTGTATGATGTAACGGACCAGTTGGCGGTTGGCACGCATGCGATTGGCGCGCTGCTCGGCAATGGCTGGTACAAAGGGGAGCTGGGCTGGAAGCAGGAGAAGGAGACGTATGGTTCACGTGCGGCGCTGCTCTTTCAGCTTCACATTAGCTATGAGGATGGTACGGAGGATATCGTCGTTTCGAATAACGATTGGCAAGCGGCTGGAAGCGCGATTCTAATGTCCGAAATGTATCATGGCGAGCGTTATGACGCCAGGCTTGAATTGGACTGGCATAGCGGCCAAGCTGCGGATTCAATCGCATGGCAGCCGGTCGAAACGATTATACACCCTAATTCGATCATAACCCAGCAGGTAAATGAGTCTGTTCGACCCGCCGAAACACTTAAGCCGATTGCTGTAATCCAAACGCCGGAGGGCGATACGGTGCTTGATTTTGGCCAAAACATGGTCGGCTGGGTAAAATTCGAGGTTGAAGGTGCCGCTGGACATCGGGTGGAATTGCAGCATGCCGAGGTGCTGGATCACGCTGGAAACTTCTATATGGGCAATATTCGCCGGGCCGAGCAGCGTATCCAATATACGTTGAAAGGCAGCGGGAAGGAAACGTTTGAGCCGCATTTCACCTTTCAAGGCTTTCGTTATGTGAAGCTGACAGGGTTTAAAGCGCCGATAAACCTCGAAGCTTTCCGTGGAATTGTGCTGCATTCGGATATGGAGCGTACAGGGTTTTTCGAATGCTCGGATGCCAAGGTGAACCAACTGCATCATAATATCGTCTGGGGGCAAAAGGGCAATTTTGTCGATGTGCCGACCGACTGCCCGCAGCGCGATGAGCGGCTAGGCTGGACGGGCGACGCGCAAATGTTCATTCGAACGGCTTCCTATGTGATGAATGTTGCCCCATTTTTCACTAAATGGCTGCAAGATTTGAAAGCGGACCAGACGCGGGAAGGGGGGATTCCCTTCTACATCCCTAATCTGAAGCCTGAGTTTTCCGAAGGCTGGGGAGACACAAGCCATTCCTCTGCGGCTTGGGGCGATGCGGCGGTTATTTGTCCGTGGACGATCTATGAAGCGTATGGCGATGCTAGGCTGCTGGAGGCGCAATATGACAGCATGAACCAATGGATTCAGTACATTTATGGGCAGGGGAGCAACCCTTATTTATGGAACACGGGATTCCACTTTGGCGATTGGCTGGGGCTTGATTCCAAGCCGAACAGCTATGTCGGGGCAACGGACAGAGATTTAATTGCAACGGCCTATTACGCTTATTCGGTATCGCTCGTCGCTAAAGCAGCGAAAGCATTAGGGAAGGAAACGGAAGTGGAGCGTCTTGCTGCTTGGCATAAACAAATTATTGCCGCATTCCAGCATGAGTTTCTGACCCCGTCCGGGCGGCTGTCTGTACCGACACAAACGGCACAGGTGCTGGCGCTGCGCTTTGGCCTTGTGTCAGGGGCGGCGAAAGAGAGAGCCGAGCAGAAGCTTGCCGAGCTGTTAAAAGAACAAGATGACCATTTGACGACAGGATTTGTCGGTACGCCATACTTGAATCCAGTGCTTAGCGAGGCTGGGCGCAATGATTTAGCTTATCGTCTGCTGCTGCAGGAGGATTATCCTTCCTGGCTGTATCAAATTACGAAAGGGGCGACGACGATTTGGGAGCATTGGGATGGCATCAAGGAAGACGGCAGCTTCTGGAGCGAGGATATGAATTCCTTCAATCATTATGCCTACGGTGCAATCGGAGAATGGCTGTACAGCTACGTGGCTGGCATTCAGCCAGACGAGGAGGAGCCGGGATTCAAGCATGTGAAAATCAGCCCGCAGCCGGGACCCGGTTTAACATGGGCGGAAGCAAGGCTTACGACGATGTATGGGGTAGTCGTTTCCTCTTGGCGCCGTAAGGAAGCAGGACGAATGGAAATTCAAGTGACGGTGCCGGGCAATGCCCGAGCGACGCTCAAGCTTCCAGAAGCGCAAGCGGCAGCCGATGTGCTGGAAAATGGCACTGCACTATCGCAAACGGCGGGCATCACCGCGATTTATGATGAAGCGGGCAGCGTTACGCTGGAGCTGGGCTCTGGCCAGTATCATTTTGCATACGATAGCTATTTGTAA